The DNA segment CGCGTCAGTCCGCGGCGACGTCCATCGTCTCAACGGGCACCTCGGCCGAGATGACCTCGAGCGCCTCGTACGGGATGACGGAGACCTTCTTCCGCAGCTTGTCTTTGCGGCCGAACTGGACGACCCCGTCCACCGTGGCGAAGAGCGTGTCGTCGCTGGCGCGCATCACGTTGGCGCCCGGGTGGAACTTGGTGCCGCGCTGGCGGACCAGGATGTTGCCGGCGAGCACCTTCTCGCCGCCGAACTTCTTGACGCCCAGTCGCTGGGCGTTCGAGTCGCGGCCGTTGC comes from the Longimicrobium sp. genome and includes:
- the rpmA gene encoding 50S ribosomal protein L27; translation: MAHKKGGGSTRNGRDSNAQRLGVKKFGGEKVLAGNILVRQRGTKFHPGANVMRASDDTLFATVDGVVQFGRKDKLRKKVSVIPYEALEVISAEVPVETMDVAAD